The window GTTCCGCTCACGCGCGTCGCATTGCGCTATCCGGCAGCAGCCGCGCCAAGCTCAGGGAAGCGGTCAGCGAGCTGGACCGCCTGAAACGCGAAGAACCCGACAATTTCGGCGACATTCAAGACCTGGAAGTCGAGATAGACAAGCTCAAGGCGCGTATCCGTCGGGTCCCTTACCTGGACACCTTCGACCTCAAATACAACCTGCTGGTTAAACAACCCAACCCCAGCTCCAAGGCAGTGATGTTCTGCCTGATGGACGTCTCCGGGTCCATGACTCAGGCGACCAAGGACATCGCCAAACGCTTCTTCATCCTGTTGTACCTGTTCCTCAAGCGGAACTACGACAAGATCGAAGTGGTGTTCATCCGCCACCACACCAGCGCCCGGGAAGTGGACGAAGAGGAGTTTTTCTACTCACGGGAAACCGGTGGCACCATCGTTTCCAGCGCCTTGAAGCTGATGCAGGAAATCATGGCCGAGCGTTACCCCACCAACGAGTGGAATATCTACGCCGCCCAGGCTTCTGACGGCGACAACTGGAACGACGATTCACCGATCTGCCGCGACATCCTCATCAAGCAGATCATGCCGTTTGTGCAGTACTACACTTACGTGGAAATCACGCCCCGGGAACATCAGGCCTTGTGGTTCGAATACGAGCGGATCGGCGAAGCCTTCGCAGATACGTTCGCCCAGCAACAGCTGGTCTCTGCCGGTGATATTTATCCGGTATTCCGTGAACTCTTCCAGCGCAGGTTAGTGACATGACCGCTAGAGAGCAGAAGCGCCAACCCCTCTCCACGGGTTCAGAGTGGACATTCGAACTGATCCAGGCCTACGACCGCGAAATCAGCCGTATCGCGGAGCGCTATGCGCTGGATACCTATCCCAACCAGATTGAAGTCATCACTGCTGAGCAGATGATGGATGCGTATGCGTCGGTGGGCATGCCTTTGGGCTATCACCATTGGTCCTACGGTAAGCACTTCCTGAGCACTGAAAAATCCTACACCCGTGGGCAGATGGGGCTGGCCTACGAAATCGTCATCAACTCCGACCCGTGTATCGCTTACCTGATGGAAGAAAACACCATCTGCATGCAGGCGCTTGTGGTGGCCCACGCGTGCTATGGGCACAACAGCTTCTTCAAAGGTAATTACCTGTTCCGCACCTGGACCGACGCCAGCTCGATCATTGATTACCTGGTGTTCGCCAAGCAGTACATCATGCAGTGCGAAGAGCGCCACGGTATCGACGCGGTCGAAGACCTGCTCGACTCTTGCCATGCCCTGATGAACTACGGCGTGGACCGTTACAAAAGGCCGTACCCGATTTCAGCTGAAGAAGAACGGCGTCGACAGAAGGATCGCGAGGAACACCTGCAGAAACAGATCAACGATCTGTGGCGCACCATCCCCAAGAATGCCGACAAGAACAGCAAGGAAGACAACGCCCGCTTCCCCGCCGAACCTCAGGAAAACATCCTTTACTTCATCGAAAAACACGCCCCTCTGCTGGAGCCTTGGCAGCGCGAAGTGGTGCGCATCGTGCGCAAGATCGCCCAGTACTTTTACCCGCAACGTCAGACGCAGGTCATGAACGAAGGCTGGGCGACGTTCTGGCACTACACGTTGATGAACGACCTGTACGACGAGGGGCTGGTGACCGACGGCTTCATGATGGAATTTCTCACCTCGCATACCGCAGTGGTCTATCAGCCGGGCTTCGACAGCCCGTATTACAGCGGCATCAATCCGTACACCCTGGGCTTTGCCATGTACCGCGACATCCGCCGCATGTGCGAAGAGCCCACTGAAGAAGATCGCCGCTGGTTCCCCGAAATTGCCGGCACAGATTGGCTCACAGCCGTTAAATTCGCCATGAGCAGTTTCAAGGACGAGAGCTTCATCCTGCAGTACCTGTCGCCCAAAGTGATCCGGGATCTGAAGCTGTTCAGCATCATGGATGACGACCAGAAAGATGACCTGCTGGTACCGGCGATCCATGACGAACCCGGCTACCGAATCATCCGTGAAACCCTGGCCGCGCAGTACAACCTGGGCAATCGCGAACCAAATGTGCAGATCTACAGCATCGACCGTCGAGGCGACCGCTCGCTGACCCTGCGTCATCAACAGCACGACCGCAAACCGCTGGGCGAATCCACTGAGGAGGTGCTCAAACACCTGCACCGGCTATGGGGCTTCGACATTCATCTGGAAACCCTGCAAGGCGATCAGGTGATGAAAACCCACCACGTCCCACCCAGAAGCGAGCATCCAGATGGGGACTATCCCCGGCTTGATCTCTCGGTGGTTCACCTTTAAACCCAGGCTCTAAACCCTGGCCGTAAGGCGGATTGTGTTGACCGCTCACGACACTGATCCCGCTTTTACCTCCGCAATCGCGACGCAAGGTTTATCCTGTCGCGCTTACGGAGGTTTTTTATGCAGATTTATAAAGTCGGTGGCGCAGTGCGCGATCGTCTCCTGGGTAAACCAGTCACTGATGTCGACTGGGTTGTCGTCGGCGCCACCACCGAAGAAATGCTGATCAAGGGCTATCGCCCGGTGGGCACAGACTTTCCAGTCTTTCTTCATCCGCTCACCGGCGAGGAATACGCCCTGGCTCGCACCGAACGCAAAAGCGGGCGCGGCTATGGCGGCTTTGTGTTCCATGCCAGCCCCGAGGTCACTCTGGAGGAAGACCTGGTCCGGCGCGACCTGACCATCAACGCGATTGCCGAAGACAAACAAGGCAACCTCACCGATCCTTACGGCGGCCAGCAGGATCTGGAATCGCGTATTTTGCGTCACGTTTCCCCTGCGTTCGCCGAAGATCCCCTGCGAGTGCTGCGCGTAGCGCGATTTGCGGCCCGCTATGCGCCGGAAGGTTTCAGCATCGCTCCCGAGACTCTTGAGCTGATGCGGCAGTTAAG of the Paucimonas lemoignei genome contains:
- a CDS encoding Uncharacterized conserved protein is translated as MSYVIDRRLNGKNKSTVNRQRFLRRYRDHIKKAVEEAVSRRSITDMEHGEQISIPGRDIDEPVLHHGRGGKQTVVHPGNKEFTTGEHIARPQGGGGGKGPGKASNSGEGMDEFVFQITQEEFLEFMFEDLELPNLVKRNLTGTDTYKTVRAGISNEGNPSRINIIRTLRSAHARRIALSGSSRAKLREAVSELDRLKREEPDNFGDIQDLEVEIDKLKARIRRVPYLDTFDLKYNLLVKQPNPSSKAVMFCLMDVSGSMTQATKDIAKRFFILLYLFLKRNYDKIEVVFIRHHTSAREVDEEEFFYSRETGGTIVSSALKLMQEIMAERYPTNEWNIYAAQASDGDNWNDDSPICRDILIKQIMPFVQYYTYVEITPREHQALWFEYERIGEAFADTFAQQQLVSAGDIYPVFRELFQRRLVT
- a CDS encoding SpoVR family protein, which encodes MTAREQKRQPLSTGSEWTFELIQAYDREISRIAERYALDTYPNQIEVITAEQMMDAYASVGMPLGYHHWSYGKHFLSTEKSYTRGQMGLAYEIVINSDPCIAYLMEENTICMQALVVAHACYGHNSFFKGNYLFRTWTDASSIIDYLVFAKQYIMQCEERHGIDAVEDLLDSCHALMNYGVDRYKRPYPISAEEERRRQKDREEHLQKQINDLWRTIPKNADKNSKEDNARFPAEPQENILYFIEKHAPLLEPWQREVVRIVRKIAQYFYPQRQTQVMNEGWATFWHYTLMNDLYDEGLVTDGFMMEFLTSHTAVVYQPGFDSPYYSGINPYTLGFAMYRDIRRMCEEPTEEDRRWFPEIAGTDWLTAVKFAMSSFKDESFILQYLSPKVIRDLKLFSIMDDDQKDDLLVPAIHDEPGYRIIRETLAAQYNLGNREPNVQIYSIDRRGDRSLTLRHQQHDRKPLGESTEEVLKHLHRLWGFDIHLETLQGDQVMKTHHVPPRSEHPDGDYPRLDLSVVHL